The sequence CTGGCTCGCTCTATTCACACGGTTTACTCGTGACTTGTGGCTCGCTCTTGGGTCGTGGTTTTCTTGGATTCCTTGGCTCGCTACTTATGCGTGGTTTTCTTCTGGCTCCTGGCTCGCTAGTTAAGCCTGGTTTTCTTCGCGTCAATGGCTCGCTCCACTTATGTGGGTTTCTCGCCTTGCGTGGCTCGCTATTGTTGCCTGGTTTTCTTGGCATCGTTGGCTCGCTCCACTTATGCGGCTTTCTCTGCCTCTTCGGCTCCGTGCTTATGCCCCAACACGGCCTCGTGGTACGGCGCACTGATCGGCAGCCCTTCCAATTCCCGCCACTTCAACCACAGGTCTTGCAGGAATATCTTGAGGGTGTACCGGATCGCCATATTGTTCCTGTGCCCCTTGCTCTTCTCTGCATGTACCGCGTGGTTTTCGAGACGGTGCTTGTAATCGTCGTAGACCTTGCGGTACTTGCTTTCCCGACACTTAATGAAGCATGTCGCCAGAACGTACAGCTTGGTTTTCAGGAACGGGTTGAACGTGATGCTCTTGCGAGTATCCTGCTTGCCGTCCTTGTTCGTGTACTCAGCGTCGACGAGATGTTCTTTGTACCTGCCTCGGCCTCGGCCATCACTGGCAACGTCCAGTCCGGCATACTTCCAGAATGACGAAACGTGCCGGGCCTTGCGGGGGTTCAACTCCGACAGCAGCACGGCCGACATGAGCGGACCGCAGCCCTTGACATCCGCCAGAAAAGCCTCCCACATCGGATGCTGTTGCACCACGTTCGCAACGATCTTCTCCATGTCCGCTTCGTCCTCGATGTGCTTCATGTAGAGCTTGACAAATAGCAACATGGCCGGGTCGCTAATGATCTGGTATTGCTCGTATTTAATCTTGAAGTAGTTGGCGGCACGGTTGAGTACAAACGCATCCGCGATTCGCTTATACTCTGCACGGGCAATGTCGAGATACTGCTTTGCTTCGGCGTCGTCGATGGTTTCCTCCTTCTGGCCGGGCAGTTGTCCCATGCGGGCCTTAACTTCGGCGACGATGCGGTTGCCCGTCTGAATCCTTAGATGCTGGATATCGTACAGGCTGCGGATTAGTGATTTTGGGATGTTCATTGTGATTTCCTTTCAACTATTGTCATTTGGTTGCCTTTTGGTTGTTGGCACGCTTTGATTCATTGGTTTTCTCCAGTCTATTGGCTCGCTCAGGCGACACTGGTTTGCTCTCTGCTTTTGGCTCGCTTTACACGCACGGTCTTCTTTAATCGCTCGGAGCTGTACCACATATCAGGCAGGGCAGGCCCTTGTAACTCTTGGGGTGGTTGCCAGTCGTAGTCATCCATGTTGACTCCTGAATTATTTCCTGCCTGCCTTATCCCTGCGATCTTGCGCCCGAATCGCTTGGTCCGGGTCCATGTACTGGTAATCAAACTTCGTGCCCCAGTCCTCAAGCCCCAGGTCCTTTACGTCTGCATCGAGGATAGGGCAATCCGGCTCATCTACGGCTTTCAGTAGTGCGTCCCGGACGTGCGCCCTCACCTGTCCATGCACAACATCCTTGTCGATTTTCGGCGACAGCACGACGACTGGTTTTCTGCGGCTTCTGCTCATAATCTCTTACCCCTCATAGCAGTGTCATTTGCCCCCGTTCCATCTCAGCCACGGTCAAGCCCTGTTTTTCTGCGGCGATGCGCTTGCGGGCGATTTGGCAGTTGATTGGGTCTATCTCGATCCCCACGTATCGCAGGCCCCGATTGCGGGCCGCTTCCAGCGTGGTTCCTGAGCCGCAGAACGGGTCCAATACAAGGCCACCTGCAGGGACCACGCCTAGAATGTCTTCCAGCAACTTGACCGGCTTCTGTGCAATGTGCTCTTTTTCGCTACCGGCCACAGGTGCGCACTGCAGGACGTTTTGCGGAGAGTCTTCGCCGGGTGTAGGCACGCCACGAGAGCCGTAGACGAGATATTCCGCAGACGAACTGAACCGCCCCCGTTGCATTCGAATGCCCGGTTTCCACCACGTTACGATATTCCTCCACACCCAGCCGCCGCACTGTATGGCGTCTGTCATCGTTGGGAGTTGCCGCCAGTCCGTAAAGATTGCACAAATGCCGCCCGGTCGCGTTAACCGAAGTGCCTCACTGAGCCACATCGTGCACCATACCAAGAACGCCCGCTGGTCCCTATTGTCTCCCGTGAAGTCCGTGCGGCACGTCTGCACTGAGTCGGTTTGCACGTACTTGACTGCAACCGATTGGGATCTATCACTCCGAAACTGGCCTCCGCTGGAATACGGCGGATCGGTGATGAGGGCATCAAATACACCATCCGGCAACCCCCGCATAACCTCAAGACAATCACCGCACACAATCGTATTTATCATGTCGTCAATGCTCATATCTGTTGCCTCCTTGCGTAAATGGTGGGGGCGGCGGTTCGCGTCGCCGCCCCCGGTGCATAAACCGCGACTAACTTACAATAACCCAGTCGTCAGAAAGCATGTTTCGCGGGTTCCGGTTTTGTTAGCCATTGCACACCTCGTATTTCAGCGTTCCGTCCTCAAACCAGTACTGCTCGTTTGACTTGATGACCTTCCTGCCGATCTTCTGCCCGACCTTGGCATGATGGATGGAACGGATAGTCCACTTGTCACCATCCCGCCGCCAATCAACTAATATAATCCAGCCCTTGACGGCTCTGGCTCTGGCCCTGACTCCCAACGAACACGCTATGGCCTCATCGCCGGACGTGTTGGCATGGGCCTCATCGCCGGACGTGTTCGCGTGGGCATAGTCCCCGGACGTGTTCGCATGGGCCTTGTAGCCGGACGTGTTGGCATTTGTTTCCACAGTTTCTCCTTATCCAACTGCCTTGATTTGCTTTAATTCGACGTTTGCCTTGACCAGGGCACGGATCACTTGCGGAGGTACAGAGTTACCGATCTTTGCTACCTGATTGGACTTGGT comes from Phycisphaerae bacterium and encodes:
- a CDS encoding site-specific DNA-methyltransferase, yielding MRGLPDGVFDALITDPPYSSGGQFRSDRSQSVAVKYVQTDSVQTCRTDFTGDNRDQRAFLVWCTMWLSEALRLTRPGGICAIFTDWRQLPTMTDAIQCGGWVWRNIVTWWKPGIRMQRGRFSSSAEYLVYGSRGVPTPGEDSPQNVLQCAPVAGSEKEHIAQKPVKLLEDILGVVPAGGLVLDPFCGSGTTLEAARNRGLRYVGIEIDPINCQIARKRIAAEKQGLTVAEMERGQMTLL